A window of the Apodemus sylvaticus chromosome 15, mApoSyl1.1, whole genome shotgun sequence genome harbors these coding sequences:
- the Mx1 gene encoding interferon-induced GTP-binding protein Mx1: protein MVLSTEENRSVDLINVANGETGLEEKDQDSVNNLCSQYEEKVRPCIDLIDSLRALGVEQDLALPAIAVIGDQSSGKSSVLEALSGVALPRGSGIVTRCPLVLKLRKLNQGEEWRGKVTYDDIEVELSDPSQVEEAINKGQNFIAGVGLGISDKLISLDVSSPHVPDLTLIDLPGITRVAVGNQPADIGRQIKRLIKTYIQKQETINLVVVPSNVDIATTEALSMAQEVDPDGDRTIGILTKPDLVDRGAEDKVVDVVRNLVYHLKKGYMIVKCRGQRDIQDQLSLAEALQNEQVFFKEHPHFRVLLEDGKATVPCLAARLTTELISHICKSLPLLENQIKESHQSTSEELQKYGMDIPEDDNEKTFFLIEKINAFNQDITAIVQGEENVGQGECRLFTKLRTEFLLWSNEIERNFKKGYDVLYKEVWAFEKQYRGRELPGFVNYKTFENIIRRQIKILEEPAIEMLHVVTEIVRAAFTSVSEKNFCEFLNLHRTTKSKLEDIRLEQEKEAEKSIRLHFQMEQIIYCQDQIYRGALQKVREKEAEDEKKMKHGTISSSQSQDLQNSSMAEIFQHLNAYRQEAHNRISSQIPLIIQYFILKMFAEQLQKSMLQLLQDKDSCSWLLKEQSDTSEKRKFLKERLARLAQARRRLAKFPG from the exons GATTCTGTGAACAACCTCTGCAGTCAGTATGAGGAGAAGGTGCGGCCCTGCATTGACCTCATTGACTCCCTGCGGGCTCTGGGTGTGGAGCAGGACCTGGCCCTGCCTGCCATTGCTGTCATTGGGGACCAGAGTTCAGGGAAGAGCTCTGTGCTGGAAGCACTGTCTGGAGTGGCCCTCCCCAGAGGCAGTG GTATTGTCACCAGATGCCCTCTGGTGCTGAAACTGAGGAAGCTGAATcagggagaggagtggagaggcaAAGTCACCTATGATGACATCGAAGTGGAGCTCTCTGATCCTTCACAGGTGGAAGAGGCCATCAACAAAG GTCAGAACTTCATTGCTGGTGTAGGCCTGGGGATCAGTGATAAGCTCATTAGCCTGGATGTCAGCTCCCCACATGTCCCAGACCTGACACTGATTGACCTGCCTGGAATTACCAGGGTGGCTGTAGGCAACCAGCCTGCAGACATAGGACGCCAG ATCAAGAGACTCATCAAGACATACATCCAAAAACAGGAGACCATCAACTTGGTGGTGGTTCCCAGCAATGTGGATATTGCCACCACAGAGGCCCTGAGCATGGCTCAGGAGGTGGACCCTGACGGGGATAGGACCATAG GTATCTTGACCAAGCCTGATCTGGTGGACAGAGGTGCTGAAGACAAGGTTGTTGATGTGGTGCGGAACCTGGTGTACCATCTGAAGAAGGGCTACATGATAGTCAAGTGCAGGGGTCAGCGGGACATCCAGGATCAGCTGAGCCTGGCTGAGGCTCTTCAGAATGAGCAAGTCTTCTTCAAGGAACACCCTCATTTCAG AGTTCTTCTGGAGGATGGGAAGGCCACAGTGCCCTGCCTGGCAGCGAGACTGACCACAGAGCTCATCTCGCATATCTGT aaatctcttcctttgttagAAAATCAAATAAAGGAAAGTCACCAGAGTACAAGTGAAGAGCTGCAGAAGTATGGTATGGACATACCAGAAGATGACAATGAAAAAACATTCTTCCTGATTGAA AAAATCAATGCTTTTAATCAGGACATCACTGCCATAGTACAAGGGGAAGAGAATGTGGGGCAAGGAGAATGTCGCCTATTTACCAAGCTCCGAACTGAGTTCTTGTTGTGGAGTAACGAGATTGAAAGGAATTTCAAAAAAG GTTATGATGTTTTATATAAAGAAGTCTGGGCATTTGAGAAGCAGTATCGTGGCCGAGAACTGCCAGGGTTTGTGAATTacaaaacatttgaaaacattATAAGAAGACAAATCAAAATCCTGGAAGAGCCAGCTATAGAAATGCTGCACGTGGTCACTG AAATTGTACGAGCCGCCTTTACAAGTGTTTCTGAGAAAAATTTTTGTGAGTTTCTTAACCTCCACAGAACTACCAAG TCCAAACTTGAAGACATCAGATTAGaacaagaaaaggaagcagagaagtCGATCCGACTTCACTTCCAGATGGAACAAATTATCTACTGCCAGGACCAAATTTACAGGGGAGCCTTGCAGAAGGTCAgagagaaagaagctgaggatgagAAGAAGATGAAGCATGGAACCATCAGTTCCTCTCAGTCTCAAGATTTACAGAACTCATCCATGGCTGAGATATTCCAGCATCTGAATGCCTACCGCCAG GAGGCTCACAACCGCATCTCCAGCCAAATTCCCTTGATCATCCAGTATTTCATCCTGAAGATGTTTGCTGAGCAGCTGCAGAAAAGCATGCTCCAGCTCCTGCAGGACAAGGATTCCTGCAGCTGGCTCCTAAAGGAGCAGAGTGACACCAGCGAGAAGAGGAAATTCCTGAAGGAGCGGCTGGCCAGGCTGGCCCAGGCTCGGCGCAGGCTGGCCAAATTCCCTGGTTAA